Proteins co-encoded in one Christiangramia fulva genomic window:
- a CDS encoding DUF4136 domain-containing protein, protein MKLFKFLGILFLLSSCNAPQAVYDYDQQVNFQKYKTYALFPDFKTGLSQLDEQRLIRSIDEKMQAKGFTRAGDPGIYVNVYTQTFQEDNRSRVGIGVGGGGGNVGVGVSGGIPLGPMDTILKLTFDFIDVEKDNLVWQAVIESPFDFNASPEKRQSRFDKIVETALEGYPPKK, encoded by the coding sequence ATGAAATTATTCAAATTCCTCGGGATATTATTCCTTTTATCCTCCTGCAATGCGCCTCAGGCAGTATATGATTATGACCAGCAGGTAAATTTTCAGAAATATAAAACCTATGCTCTTTTTCCCGATTTTAAAACTGGCTTAAGTCAGCTTGACGAACAAAGATTGATCAGGAGCATTGATGAGAAAATGCAGGCCAAAGGTTTTACGCGGGCTGGGGATCCCGGAATTTATGTTAATGTATATACTCAAACCTTTCAGGAAGATAACAGAAGTCGTGTTGGCATTGGAGTAGGAGGCGGAGGCGGAAATGTAGGCGTGGGAGTTTCAGGCGGAATTCCTCTTGGCCCCATGGATACAATTTTAAAATTAACTTTTGATTTTATAGATGTTGAAAAGGATAACCTGGTATGGCAGGCGGTGATTGAAAGTCCTTTTGATTTTAATGCGAGTCCTGAAAAAAGGCAATCTCGTTTTGATAAAATAGTGGAAACGGCTCTGGAAGGTTACCCTCCAAAAAAGTAA
- the obgE gene encoding GTPase ObgE: MTEGNFVDYVKIHVFSGNGGKGSAHLRREKYIAKGGPDGGDGGRGGHVIVKGNKNLWTLYHLKFKRHVKAEHGEHGGKQRSTGADGADEYIEVPLGTVIRDSETNAVIKEITEDKQEFIVAEGGMGGQGNWHFKSSTNQTPRYAQPGIPGKEVDITLELKILADVGLVGFPNAGKSTLLSVVTAAKPKIADYEFTTLKPNLGIVEYRDYQTFVIADIPGIIEGAAEGKGLGHRFLRHIERNSTLLFLIPADAPDIVEQYRVLLDELKRYNPELMDKDRLIAISKSDLLDGELKAELSQELDKKLQLPYLFISSVAQSGLTELKDKLWQMLNKEPV, translated from the coding sequence ATGACTGAAGGGAATTTTGTTGATTATGTAAAAATCCATGTTTTTTCCGGGAACGGAGGAAAAGGTTCTGCCCATTTACGACGCGAGAAATATATCGCAAAGGGCGGGCCTGATGGTGGTGATGGTGGCCGGGGAGGACATGTGATTGTTAAGGGAAACAAAAATCTCTGGACACTCTATCATTTAAAATTTAAAAGGCACGTGAAGGCTGAACATGGGGAGCATGGCGGGAAACAGCGAAGTACCGGTGCCGATGGTGCCGATGAATATATTGAAGTTCCTTTAGGAACAGTGATCCGCGATTCTGAAACAAACGCGGTGATTAAGGAAATCACTGAAGATAAACAGGAATTTATTGTTGCCGAAGGAGGAATGGGAGGCCAGGGAAACTGGCATTTTAAAAGTTCCACTAATCAGACTCCCCGCTATGCACAACCTGGAATTCCGGGAAAGGAAGTCGATATAACACTTGAATTAAAGATCCTTGCTGATGTTGGTCTTGTTGGGTTTCCGAATGCGGGTAAATCTACTTTGCTTTCGGTGGTAACCGCTGCAAAACCTAAAATAGCCGATTATGAGTTCACCACCCTTAAACCCAATCTTGGTATTGTGGAATACCGCGATTATCAGACTTTTGTGATCGCCGATATTCCCGGAATTATTGAAGGGGCTGCGGAAGGAAAAGGTCTTGGACATCGTTTTCTTCGTCATATTGAAAGAAATTCTACGCTCTTATTCTTGATTCCCGCAGATGCGCCGGATATTGTTGAACAATACAGAGTCCTTCTGGATGAGTTGAAACGATACAACCCCGAGTTGATGGACAAAGACCGATTGATCGCTATATCAAAAAGTGACCTTCTGGATGGTGAATTAAAAGCCGAACTTTCCCAGGAACTTGACAAAAAACTTCAACTTCCATATCTTTTTATCTCCTCTGTGGCACAAAGCGGCCTCACAGAGTTAAAAGACAAATTGTGGCAAATGCTGAATAAGGAGCCTGTTTAA
- a CDS encoding adenylate kinase — MIKLHDLEFEPFISEAEITGAIDKIASQLNSNFAGQNPVFLAVLNGAFMFASEVVKRFQGDCEVSFVKMGSYKGTESTGEVKTLLGLDHDLKGRKVILLEDIVDTGNTLVELDKMLRQVGAESYHVATLFYKAEVYDKHIPIAFKGIEIPNKFIVGFGLDYDGLGRNLTQVYKRKENTMTNLVLFGPPGAGKGTQAAILKEKYDLVHISTGDIFRYNIKNQTELGLSAKSYIDKGLLVPDEVTIDMLKAEVELNEGAKGFIFDGFPRTEAQAESLGDYLRSKGTEVHAMIALEVEDEILVERLLERGKTSGRPDDADESVIRNRIKVYYKETAILKNYYQKQNKYFGVNGVGSIEEITERLSNVIDKLIK, encoded by the coding sequence TTGATCAAACTCCACGACCTCGAATTTGAGCCTTTTATATCAGAAGCCGAGATTACAGGCGCTATAGATAAAATTGCCAGTCAACTCAACAGCAATTTTGCCGGGCAAAATCCGGTTTTTCTTGCTGTGCTCAATGGCGCTTTTATGTTTGCTTCTGAAGTTGTAAAGCGTTTCCAGGGAGATTGTGAGGTAAGTTTTGTGAAAATGGGATCTTATAAGGGTACGGAGAGTACAGGTGAGGTGAAAACCTTATTGGGTCTCGACCATGATCTGAAGGGTCGTAAAGTGATTTTATTGGAAGATATAGTAGATACTGGTAACACACTGGTTGAATTGGATAAAATGCTGAGGCAGGTTGGTGCGGAAAGTTATCATGTGGCGACACTTTTTTATAAGGCGGAAGTCTATGATAAACATATTCCCATAGCTTTTAAAGGCATTGAAATACCTAATAAATTTATTGTAGGCTTTGGTCTTGATTACGACGGACTGGGCCGAAATCTTACTCAAGTATATAAACGCAAAGAAAATACAATGACAAATCTTGTATTGTTTGGCCCTCCGGGTGCAGGCAAAGGAACACAGGCCGCTATTTTAAAGGAAAAGTATGACCTGGTACATATCTCTACTGGCGATATTTTTCGGTATAATATTAAAAATCAAACTGAGCTCGGACTTAGTGCCAAATCTTATATTGACAAGGGCTTGCTTGTGCCAGATGAGGTTACCATCGATATGCTTAAAGCTGAAGTTGAATTAAACGAAGGAGCCAAAGGCTTTATTTTCGACGGATTTCCAAGAACTGAAGCCCAGGCCGAATCTTTAGGTGATTATCTTAGATCGAAGGGAACTGAAGTTCATGCAATGATAGCCCTTGAAGTGGAAGATGAAATTCTTGTGGAGCGCTTACTGGAAAGAGGAAAAACTTCAGGAAGGCCTGATGATGCTGATGAGTCGGTGATAAGGAACCGGATAAAAGTTTATTATAAAGAAACCGCGATTCTGAAAAATTATTATCAGAAACAGAATAAGTATTTTGGCGTGAATGGGGTAGGAAGCATTGAGGAAATCACTGAGCGTTTAAGCAATGTGATCGATAAGTTAATTAAATAG
- a CDS encoding 5-(carboxyamino)imidazole ribonucleotide synthase produces the protein MKDYFSSDFKIAILGGGQLGKMMLYETRKFDIQTLVLDPSAEAPCKISCNYFQQGDLMDYDTVLDFGRKADVVTFEIEGVNADALKQLEKEGKKTYPSAATLEKIQNKAIQKKFYVKNAIPTADFEIFDSLQDLKNSVREEKLKIPFVWKSATGGYDGKGVSVIKKIEDLNDLSEGGCIAEEMIPFKNELAVIVARRPSGEIKTYPVVEMEFHPTANQVEYVICPARIEEHVAEKARKLAEKVSAAFDHVGLLAVEMFQTKDDDILINEVAPRPHNSGHYSIEASYTNQFEQHIRAILDLPLGNTDSKVGGIMVNLVGAEGYEGEVEYENIEKIMAMDGVTPHIYGKKLTRPFRKMGHVTIVNKDLVEARKIAEKVKNSIKVISKQK, from the coding sequence ATGAAGGATTACTTTTCTTCCGATTTCAAAATAGCCATTTTAGGAGGCGGACAGCTGGGGAAAATGATGCTCTACGAAACCCGAAAATTTGATATCCAAACACTGGTTTTGGATCCCAGCGCTGAAGCTCCCTGCAAAATTTCCTGTAATTATTTTCAACAGGGAGATTTAATGGATTATGATACGGTTCTGGATTTTGGCCGAAAAGCTGATGTTGTCACTTTCGAAATTGAAGGCGTCAATGCAGATGCCCTAAAACAACTGGAAAAGGAAGGAAAAAAGACTTATCCCTCTGCAGCAACTCTTGAAAAGATCCAGAATAAGGCAATTCAGAAGAAATTTTACGTAAAAAATGCCATTCCAACGGCCGATTTTGAGATTTTCGATTCCTTGCAAGATTTAAAGAATTCGGTCAGGGAAGAAAAATTAAAAATCCCATTTGTTTGGAAAAGCGCTACCGGCGGTTATGATGGCAAAGGAGTTTCGGTCATTAAGAAAATTGAAGATTTAAACGATCTTTCTGAGGGTGGATGTATCGCCGAAGAAATGATCCCTTTTAAAAATGAACTGGCAGTGATAGTAGCAAGAAGACCTTCCGGAGAAATAAAAACCTACCCGGTGGTAGAAATGGAATTTCACCCTACTGCCAACCAGGTCGAATATGTGATTTGTCCGGCCCGAATTGAAGAGCATGTAGCCGAAAAAGCTCGAAAACTGGCGGAAAAGGTTTCAGCGGCATTTGATCATGTAGGGCTGCTTGCGGTAGAAATGTTTCAAACCAAAGACGACGATATTTTAATAAACGAAGTAGCTCCGCGACCACATAACAGCGGCCATTACAGTATCGAAGCCTCTTATACCAATCAGTTTGAGCAGCACATTCGTGCTATTCTTGACCTTCCCCTGGGAAATACCGATAGCAAAGTAGGTGGAATTATGGTAAATTTGGTGGGCGCTGAGGGCTATGAAGGTGAAGTAGAATATGAAAATATTGAGAAAATCATGGCGATGGATGGCGTAACACCTCATATTTATGGTAAAAAGCTTACGCGACCATTTCGGAAAATGGGCCATGTCACCATTGTAAATAAAGACCTTGTTGAAGCACGAAAAATCGCTGAAAAAGTAAAAAACAGTATAAAAGTCATTAGTAAACAGAAATAA
- the purE gene encoding 5-(carboxyamino)imidazole ribonucleotide mutase, with protein MGKVAVIMGSTSDLQVMQEAIDILEGFDIEVEVDIVSAHRTPEKMFEFGKTAHEKGIQVIIAGAGGAAHLPGMVASLSPLPVIGVPVKSRNSIDGWDSVLSILQMPAGVPVATVALDGAKNAGILAAQIIGSSDKCVRDKILIYKEGLKEKVIAGAKSVKK; from the coding sequence ATGGGAAAAGTAGCAGTAATTATGGGCAGCACCAGCGATTTACAGGTTATGCAGGAAGCTATCGATATTCTTGAGGGATTCGATATTGAAGTAGAAGTAGATATCGTTTCAGCGCATCGCACCCCTGAAAAGATGTTCGAATTTGGCAAAACTGCCCACGAAAAAGGAATCCAGGTGATCATTGCAGGTGCCGGCGGAGCTGCTCATCTTCCGGGAATGGTGGCTTCCCTTTCCCCGCTGCCGGTAATTGGTGTCCCTGTAAAATCGAGGAATTCAATTGACGGATGGGATTCTGTACTTTCCATTTTACAAATGCCCGCCGGAGTTCCCGTTGCTACTGTAGCTTTAGATGGTGCAAAAAACGCAGGAATCCTGGCTGCCCAGATCATAGGATCTTCTGACAAATGTGTCCGGGATAAAATACTGATCTATAAAGAAGGCCTTAAAGAAAAAGTAATCGCAGGAGCTAAATCCGTAAAAAAATAA
- a CDS encoding M3 family metallopeptidase, whose amino-acid sequence MSIHNILLFEFDYAPFSKIKTEDYKPAILRSIELAKAEIDEIVSNKEAPDFKNTIEALEFSGQKLDRVTSIFFNINSAETNEQIQKTAQEISPLLSEFKNDVILNKALFEKIKTVFDQRETLKLTKEQETLLEKKYKAFTRNGANLPKDKQQELRDIDKELSQLKLKFGENVLAETNRYELQVTDESRLGGLPQSFKEEARGIAESKDKDGWIFTLEYPSYLPFMKYADDRELRKEMALAFGSRGFHNDELDNQENVLKIAKLRYQRAKLLGFNSHAHFVLEERMAETPEKVDSFLKEMLEKAKPAAEKEFKQLENFAKDLDEIDQLQKWDSAYYGEKLRQKLFDLDDEKLKPYFKLENVIDGVFMVANKLYGLKFSEVNDVDKYHPDVKTFQVTDELDYPVALFYADFHPRPGKRDGAWMTIYKQQSVQNGKNERPHISIVCNFTKPTKKEPSLLTFNEVTTLFHEFGHALHGMLANTTYPSLSGANVYWDFVELPSQVLENWCYEKESLQLFAKHYKTGEPIPEDYIQKIKESANFMEGMATVRQISFGMLDLSWHGIDPTGITDVKKHEEEAFAPTKLFPEVGSNCMSTAFSHIFQGGYSAGYYSYKWAEVLDADTFEYFTEHGIFSKDIADKFRENILSKGGTEHPMILYKRFRGKEPQPEALLRRAGLISK is encoded by the coding sequence ATGAGTATCCACAATATTCTACTTTTCGAATTTGATTACGCTCCATTTTCTAAAATAAAAACCGAGGATTATAAACCAGCTATTTTAAGATCTATCGAGCTGGCCAAAGCTGAAATAGATGAAATTGTTTCGAATAAGGAAGCACCAGATTTTAAAAATACCATAGAGGCTTTAGAATTTTCTGGCCAGAAACTGGATCGGGTTACCAGCATATTCTTCAATATAAATTCGGCTGAAACCAATGAGCAAATTCAAAAAACCGCTCAGGAGATCTCTCCCCTGCTTTCCGAATTTAAAAATGATGTTATCCTGAATAAGGCTTTATTCGAAAAGATAAAAACAGTTTTTGACCAAAGGGAAACCCTTAAACTTACTAAAGAACAAGAAACCCTTCTGGAGAAAAAATATAAGGCCTTTACCCGAAATGGTGCCAATCTGCCGAAAGACAAGCAACAGGAATTACGGGATATAGACAAAGAATTATCGCAGTTAAAGCTCAAATTTGGTGAAAATGTCCTGGCCGAAACCAACCGATACGAACTTCAAGTCACCGATGAAAGCAGGCTTGGAGGACTTCCCCAAAGTTTTAAAGAAGAAGCCCGGGGAATTGCAGAGTCTAAAGATAAGGATGGTTGGATTTTCACGCTCGAATATCCAAGTTACCTGCCTTTTATGAAATATGCCGATGACCGTGAACTTCGAAAAGAAATGGCTTTGGCTTTTGGTTCTCGTGGTTTTCATAATGATGAACTGGATAACCAGGAAAATGTGCTGAAAATTGCCAAATTGAGGTACCAGCGGGCGAAACTGCTTGGCTTTAATTCTCATGCCCACTTTGTTCTGGAAGAGCGTATGGCCGAAACTCCCGAAAAAGTAGATTCATTTTTAAAAGAAATGCTGGAAAAGGCCAAACCAGCAGCAGAAAAAGAATTTAAACAACTGGAGAATTTCGCTAAAGATCTTGATGAAATTGACCAGCTCCAAAAATGGGATTCTGCGTATTATGGAGAGAAATTGCGACAAAAACTCTTCGATCTTGATGATGAAAAGCTGAAACCTTACTTCAAACTCGAAAATGTGATAGACGGAGTGTTTATGGTTGCCAATAAATTATATGGCCTGAAGTTCAGTGAAGTGAACGATGTGGATAAATACCATCCCGATGTAAAAACCTTCCAGGTGACCGATGAATTAGATTATCCCGTTGCTCTTTTTTATGCCGATTTTCATCCACGCCCCGGGAAAAGGGATGGTGCCTGGATGACCATTTACAAGCAACAGTCAGTTCAAAATGGCAAAAATGAGCGTCCGCATATTTCTATTGTATGCAATTTCACCAAACCCACCAAAAAAGAGCCTTCACTTTTAACTTTTAACGAAGTGACCACTCTTTTCCATGAATTCGGACATGCATTGCATGGTATGCTTGCCAATACAACTTATCCAAGCCTTTCTGGTGCAAATGTGTACTGGGATTTTGTGGAACTCCCTAGCCAGGTTCTTGAAAACTGGTGTTACGAAAAGGAATCGCTTCAGCTTTTTGCCAAACATTATAAAACAGGCGAGCCTATTCCGGAAGATTATATACAAAAGATCAAAGAATCGGCTAATTTCATGGAAGGAATGGCAACAGTAAGACAAATTAGTTTCGGAATGCTGGACCTTAGCTGGCATGGTATAGATCCCACCGGTATAACTGATGTCAAAAAACATGAAGAAGAGGCTTTCGCACCTACCAAATTATTTCCTGAAGTAGGATCGAATTGTATGAGTACCGCCTTTTCCCATATTTTTCAGGGAGGATATTCAGCCGGATATTACTCCTATAAATGGGCTGAAGTTCTTGATGCCGATACCTTCGAATATTTTACCGAACACGGCATTTTCAGTAAGGATATCGCCGATAAATTCCGCGAAAATATTTTATCAAAAGGAGGAACCGAGCATCCCATGATCCTTTATAAACGCTTCCGCGGAAAAGAACCTCAACCCGAAGCTTTGCTAAGAAGGGCGGGCCTTATTTCAAAATAG
- a CDS encoding sigma-70 family RNA polymerase sigma factor: MPANTLDPSKWVDRYSDYLFNYTIVRVNDREVANDLISETFLAGLKSAKYFKGEASERTWLISILKRKIIDYYRKINSRKGKAEVHIDYSDDYNEGEWLEEQVADLSDRTAEDEMENNELGLAILECLDSINEKHAAIFRRKTIDGLDTEAICNEFNITPSNLWVIIHRARTALAECLEKNWF, from the coding sequence ATGCCTGCCAACACTTTAGATCCAAGCAAATGGGTAGATCGCTATTCAGACTACCTTTTTAATTATACCATCGTTCGCGTGAATGATCGGGAGGTTGCCAATGACCTTATTTCTGAAACCTTTCTAGCCGGCCTTAAATCGGCTAAATATTTCAAGGGAGAGGCTTCGGAAAGGACCTGGCTTATTTCGATATTAAAAAGAAAAATCATAGATTACTATCGGAAAATAAATTCCCGTAAAGGGAAAGCTGAAGTTCACATAGATTATTCTGACGATTACAATGAAGGTGAATGGCTGGAAGAGCAGGTAGCAGATTTGAGCGACCGCACTGCCGAAGACGAAATGGAAAACAATGAACTGGGGCTCGCGATTCTGGAATGTCTCGATAGTATTAATGAAAAACATGCGGCTATTTTCAGAAGAAAAACAATTGACGGTTTAGATACTGAAGCTATATGTAATGAATTTAATATTACGCCGTCTAACCTTTGGGTTATTATTCACAGGGCCAGAACAGCTTTGGCCGAATGTCTAGAAAAAAACTGGTTCTAA
- the gcvP gene encoding aminomethyl-transferring glycine dehydrogenase, whose protein sequence is MRTDSFALRHIGPKSENLQDMLDTIGVESIEQLIYETIPDDIRLSKPLDLPRAMSENQYAEHIKKLSEKNKIFKTYIGLGYHQAILPAVIQRNILENPGWYTAYTPYQAEIAQGRLEALLNFQTMVSDLTGMEIANASLLDESTAAAEAMALLHAVRDRKQKKDDVNKFFVSQQALPQTINLMETRAKFLGIDMVVGDHEEFDFSEDYFGALIQYPGKFGQVFDYAEFVENCKNSGIKISVAADILSLVKLKAPGELGVDVVVGTTQRFGIPLGYGGPHAAYFATKEEYKRNLPGRIIGLSKDMDGNNALRMALQTREQHIKRDKATSNICTAQVLLAVMAGMYAVYHGPNGLRYIADTVHSYTNTLEEKLAELGFEQLNSAYFDTLHLKADSKKLKEIAERNEINFFYPDADSVCISINETTTTDDLDAIIAVFAELAGKEKSSVEEISKKSAIPEKLERKTDFLTHEVFNLYHSETELMRYIKKLERKDLSLNHSMISLGSCTMKLNAASEMLPLSNPQWGNLHPFVPVEQAEGYQIVLKELEKQLTEITGFAATSLQPNSGAQGEYAGLMVIRAYHEANGEGHRNVCLIPSSAHGTNPASAVMAGMKVVVTKATENGNIDVDDLREKAIEHKDNLAALMVTYPSTHGVFESAIREITNIIHENGGQVYMDGANMNAQVGLTNPGRIGADVCHLNLHKTFAIPHGGGGPGVGPICVAEQLKPFLPGNPVIKTGGDKAIGAISSAPWGSALVCLISYGYIKMLGTGGLQKATEYAILNANYIKERLKGHYKTLYSGERGRAAHEMIVDCRPFKEKGIEVTDIAKRLIDYGFHAPTVSFPVAGTIMIEPTESESKPELDRFCDALISIRHEIDELSGNNDNNVLKNAPHTIHMLTSDEWNLPYSREKAAYPLEHLHDNKFWPSVRRVDEAYGDRNLMCTCPPTEEYAEA, encoded by the coding sequence ATGAGAACAGATTCTTTTGCACTGCGCCATATAGGTCCAAAATCTGAGAATTTACAGGACATGCTGGACACTATTGGAGTAGAATCTATCGAGCAGCTTATATACGAAACTATCCCTGACGATATTCGACTTTCGAAGCCCCTGGACCTGCCCAGGGCCATGAGCGAAAATCAATATGCCGAACATATCAAAAAACTTTCTGAAAAGAACAAAATTTTCAAAACCTATATAGGCCTTGGCTATCACCAGGCAATACTTCCAGCGGTTATTCAAAGGAATATACTTGAAAATCCGGGCTGGTATACGGCCTATACTCCATATCAGGCTGAAATTGCCCAGGGTCGTCTCGAAGCTTTGCTAAATTTTCAAACTATGGTAAGCGATCTTACCGGCATGGAAATCGCCAATGCTTCTCTTCTTGACGAATCTACTGCTGCTGCTGAAGCCATGGCGTTGCTTCACGCTGTTCGTGACCGCAAGCAAAAGAAAGATGATGTAAACAAATTTTTCGTTTCTCAGCAGGCGCTTCCTCAAACTATTAATTTGATGGAAACCCGTGCAAAATTCCTCGGGATTGACATGGTTGTTGGAGATCATGAAGAATTTGATTTTTCTGAAGATTATTTTGGAGCACTAATTCAGTATCCGGGAAAATTCGGACAGGTTTTCGATTATGCTGAATTTGTAGAAAATTGTAAGAATTCAGGAATAAAAATCTCCGTTGCAGCTGATATTTTAAGTCTGGTAAAACTTAAGGCTCCCGGTGAACTGGGAGTTGATGTGGTTGTGGGAACTACGCAGCGTTTTGGAATTCCGTTGGGATATGGAGGTCCGCATGCCGCTTATTTCGCTACAAAAGAAGAATATAAAAGGAATCTTCCCGGAAGAATAATTGGTCTGAGTAAAGATATGGATGGCAACAACGCCCTTCGTATGGCCCTTCAAACCCGGGAACAACATATAAAACGCGACAAGGCGACTTCAAATATCTGTACCGCGCAGGTGCTTCTCGCTGTAATGGCCGGAATGTACGCGGTGTACCACGGGCCAAACGGACTTCGTTATATCGCCGATACCGTACATTCTTATACGAATACTTTAGAGGAAAAGCTCGCTGAACTTGGTTTTGAACAATTGAATTCAGCTTATTTTGATACGCTTCATCTAAAAGCCGATTCTAAAAAACTGAAGGAAATTGCCGAAAGAAATGAGATCAATTTCTTTTATCCTGATGCTGACAGCGTGTGTATTTCTATAAATGAAACCACAACCACCGATGATCTTGATGCGATCATCGCGGTTTTTGCCGAACTTGCCGGAAAGGAAAAATCTTCGGTGGAAGAAATTTCAAAGAAATCGGCTATTCCTGAAAAGTTGGAGAGAAAAACCGATTTTCTAACTCATGAGGTTTTCAATCTGTATCATTCAGAAACAGAATTGATGCGCTATATTAAAAAACTGGAGCGCAAAGACCTTTCCCTGAATCATTCCATGATCTCGTTAGGTTCCTGCACGATGAAACTAAATGCCGCTTCAGAAATGCTTCCGTTAAGTAATCCGCAGTGGGGAAATCTGCATCCTTTCGTTCCCGTAGAACAGGCCGAAGGTTACCAGATCGTGCTGAAAGAGCTTGAAAAACAGCTAACTGAAATTACCGGTTTTGCGGCAACTTCCCTTCAGCCAAATTCAGGTGCGCAGGGAGAATATGCCGGATTAATGGTGATTCGGGCTTATCATGAAGCCAATGGTGAAGGTCACAGGAATGTTTGTTTAATTCCATCTTCAGCCCATGGTACAAATCCCGCTTCTGCAGTAATGGCCGGTATGAAAGTGGTGGTGACAAAAGCTACTGAAAACGGAAATATCGATGTAGACGATCTTCGCGAAAAAGCGATCGAACATAAAGATAATCTTGCCGCATTAATGGTTACCTATCCTTCTACTCATGGTGTTTTCGAATCGGCGATTAGAGAAATCACCAATATCATTCATGAGAACGGCGGACAGGTTTATATGGACGGGGCAAATATGAATGCCCAGGTAGGTTTGACAAATCCGGGCCGAATTGGCGCTGATGTTTGTCACCTCAACCTTCACAAGACCTTTGCCATCCCTCACGGAGGTGGCGGACCCGGTGTGGGACCTATTTGCGTGGCCGAGCAGCTAAAACCATTTTTACCCGGAAATCCGGTGATCAAAACAGGTGGCGATAAAGCCATTGGGGCAATTTCATCAGCTCCCTGGGGTTCTGCGCTCGTTTGCCTTATTTCATACGGCTATATAAAAATGCTGGGCACCGGTGGATTACAAAAGGCTACAGAATATGCCATTCTGAATGCCAATTATATCAAAGAAAGACTAAAAGGCCATTATAAAACGCTTTATTCTGGTGAAAGAGGTCGTGCTGCGCATGAGATGATCGTAGATTGCCGGCCTTTTAAAGAAAAAGGAATTGAGGTTACCGATATTGCCAAAAGGCTGATCGATTATGGCTTCCACGCTCCTACCGTTTCTTTTCCGGTTGCCGGGACCATCATGATCGAACCTACCGAAAGTGAAAGCAAACCTGAACTAGACCGTTTTTGTGATGCGCTCATCTCCATACGCCATGAAATTGATGAACTCTCGGGCAATAATGATAATAACGTATTGAAGAACGCACCACATACTATACATATGCTTACTTCAGACGAATGGAATCTTCCATATTCCAGAGAAAAAGCGGCCTATCCTTTGGAACATTTACATGACAACAAATTTTGGCCGAGCGTTAGAAGAGTCGATGAAGCTTACGGAGACAGGAATTTAATGTGTACCTGCCCTCCTACTGAAGAATATGCTGAAGCTTAA
- a CDS encoding 3-oxoacyl-ACP synthase III family protein, which produces MNCKITGTGSYIPNIITKNADFDKHEFYNTDGTNFPHDNETTIRKFKAITGIEERRYLSENLNTSDIAVLAAQKAIEDAKLDPETLDYIIVAHNYGDVKTGSVQSDTVPSLATRVKSHLRIKNSRCVCYDVLFGCPGWIEGMIHAQAFIKAGMAKKCMVIGAEALSRVIDKHDRDSMIFSDGAGAAILEATEEKGGILAHESATHSFQEAEYIYFGKSNRSEASEDVRYIKMHGRKIYEFALMHVPKAMKSCLDNSGKSINDLKKIFIHQANEKMDQAIIDRFYKLHQTKAPEDVMPMTIHELGNSSVATVPTLFDLVRKGGIKNQKLNKGDVVMFASVGAGMNINAITYQV; this is translated from the coding sequence ATGAATTGCAAAATCACCGGAACCGGTAGTTACATACCAAATATTATCACTAAAAACGCTGACTTTGACAAACATGAATTCTACAACACTGATGGCACTAATTTCCCTCATGATAACGAAACTACCATCAGGAAATTCAAGGCCATTACAGGAATTGAGGAAAGAAGGTATTTAAGTGAAAACCTGAACACATCAGATATTGCTGTTCTTGCAGCTCAAAAAGCTATTGAGGATGCAAAATTAGATCCCGAAACCCTTGATTATATCATTGTGGCTCATAATTACGGAGATGTTAAAACCGGCTCTGTTCAGAGCGATACGGTGCCCAGCCTGGCGACCCGGGTTAAATCTCATTTAAGGATTAAAAATTCCCGATGTGTTTGTTATGATGTGCTTTTCGGGTGCCCAGGATGGATCGAAGGTATGATACATGCCCAGGCGTTTATCAAAGCGGGCATGGCAAAAAAATGTATGGTAATTGGCGCTGAAGCTTTATCGAGAGTGATCGATAAACATGATAGGGATTCGATGATTTTTTCAGATGGGGCCGGGGCAGCGATCCTGGAAGCCACCGAAGAAAAAGGCGGGATCCTTGCCCATGAATCGGCTACACATTCTTTTCAGGAAGCGGAATATATTTATTTTGGAAAATCAAACCGTTCGGAAGCTTCGGAAGATGTACGGTATATAAAAATGCATGGCCGGAAAATTTATGAATTTGCCTTGATGCACGTTCCTAAAGCCATGAAAAGCTGTCTTGATAATAGCGGAAAATCTATTAACGACCTTAAAAAAATCTTTATTCATCAGGCGAATGAAAAGATGGACCAGGCAATTATAGACAGGTTCTACAAACTTCACCAGACCAAAGCCCCTGAAGATGTTATGCCCATGACTATTCATGAACTTGGCAACAGCAGTGTGGCGACGGTTCCAACTCTTTTTGACCTCGTTCGAAAAGGCGGAATTAAAAACCAGAAGTTGAATAAAGGAGACGTTGTGATGTTTGCCAGCGTGGGTGCCGGAATGAATATTAATGCCATTACCTACCAGGTATAA